One part of the Nematostella vectensis chromosome 8, jaNemVect1.1, whole genome shotgun sequence genome encodes these proteins:
- the LOC116611087 gene encoding uncharacterized protein LOC116611087: MRHLCAVLGKQMRGVMSEKPQTVFDTLTEVSGLLYSHPSKRCPRDILRLHNQSFLHAMTLKEVIKETKSLTNRKLYGRYFHSLVVHSPIQSRLVSGRSVNTEQQERHFNTFSAIAENTSSRRPGEIITPGLVRMQAELKLADQHRNTLSEQESKINSIAKSSSALSNSIITNRYILRHPNDYQAHLERISDFLLCGEGVWWRQVASGVEFFDGPQELGSRTAGPPLHHFRSQTIKSERSYLQECWDKCLTNDIPIPHYKVKIYDDDGDLKVSKLTGFFNDDDKEKEEEDRAEECEETEAHIISMQEEVNDDETEEEADMKGYDEDIVDLQPQDKEEDGEVIEEKLDDLQTQCHINTGSHEAIHQPPPEQPVSHNQSVSQAQSSFTLKSTLANNVLKCIPSDSHAVRTLDKARTQLREHPFDKDIQRKYETTLAKIKTKVLSAHSQLKEEVMRWEKTFFLRKCTEPTSDDISEDPKISKVKQKLYLCRKLLKHWKITA; encoded by the exons ATGAGGCATCTATGCGCTGTTCTTGGAAAGCAAATGAGAG GTGTCATGTCTGAGAAACCACAAACAGTCTTTGATACTCTAACAGAAGTGTCAGGACTATTGTATAGCCACCCAAGCAAAAGATGTCCAAGAGATATTTTGCGTCTCCACAACCAGAGCTTCCTTCATGCCATGACTTTGAAAGAGGTTATCAAGGAAACAAAGTCCTTGACCAATCGAAAGCTGTATGGGCGCTACTTCCACTCTCTTGTTGTCCATTCCCCAATCCAGTCAAGACTGGTCAGTGGTCGATCTGTAAATACTGAACAGCAGGAGCGCCACTTTAACACCTTCTCTGCAATAGCAGAAAATACCTCGAGCAGACGTCCTGGTGAAATAATCACACCCGGCCTAGTTCGTATGCAGGCTGAACTAAAGCTAGCTGACCAACACAGAAACACCTTGAGTGAACAAGAATCCAAAATCAACAGTATTGCCAAGTCATCATCTGCACTATCCAACTCAATCATTACAAACAGATATATTCTTCGACACCCTAATGATTATCAGGCTCACCTGGAGCGCATCTCAGATTTTCTTTTGTGTGGAGAGGGTGTATGGTGGAGGCAAGTTGCTAGTGGTGTGGAGTTTTTTGATGGCCCCCAAGAGTTAGGTTCAAGGACAGCTGGTCCACCACTTCATCACTTTAGATCACAGACAATAAAATCAGAAAGAAGTTATCTACAAGAGTGCTGGGACAAGTGCTTGACCAATGATATTCCAATTCCACACTACAAAGTCAAgatatatgatgatgatggtgatttaAAAGTGAGCAAGCTCACTGGGTtttttaatgatgatgataaagagaAAGAGGAGGAAGACAGAGCAGAGGAGTGTGAAGAAACTGAAGCTCACATAATAAGCATGCAAGAGGAAGTGAATGATGATGAAACTGAAGAGGAGGCAGACATGAAGGGATATGATGAAGACATTGTAGACCTTCAGCCCCAGGATAAAGAAGAAGATGGAGAAGTAATTGAAGAGAAATTAGATGACCTGCAGACACAGTGCCACATAAACACCGGCTCACATGAGGCAATTCATCAGCCCCCACCTGAACAGCCTGTCTCTCACAACCAGTCTGTTAGTCAAGCTCAATCATCTTTTACTTTAAAATCAACTCTGGCTAATAATGTTCTCAAATGCATCCCAAGTGATTCTCATGCTGTGAGAACTCTGGACAAGGCTAGGACACAATTGAGAGAGCATCCCTTTGATAAGGATATCCAAAGGAAATACGAAACCACACTGgctaaaatcaaaacaaaagtgCTCTCAGCTCATTCCCAGCTCAAAGAAGAAGTAATGCGCTGGGAAAAAACGTTCTTCCTTCGAAAATGCACTGAACCCACATCAGATGACATTTCTGAAGACCCCAAAATAAGTAAAGTCAAGCAAAAATTATATCTTTGTCGCAAACTACTAAAGCACTGGAAAATCACTGCTTAA